The following coding sequences lie in one Musa acuminata AAA Group cultivar baxijiao chromosome BXJ1-8, Cavendish_Baxijiao_AAA, whole genome shotgun sequence genomic window:
- the LOC103994088 gene encoding protein RETICULATA-RELATED 3, chloroplastic isoform X1 — protein sequence MVTATAAPQFRLSSLPNRAGICRFPGGTHHDHLPSFSPPSSSRPFPSLSLRLLLPRYANPSLSQSLTSPDSAVLSGGGSSIPPNGPGDNGRGGSGGDGAPDDDRHRGEPASSDPSGPLGLFLQGWRSRVSADPQFPFKVLMEELVGVTSCVLGDMASRPNFGLNELDLVFCTLVVGSIVNFVLMYLLAPTSASAASSALPGIFAACPTSHMFQPGHYSLLSRLGTFVYKGATFAAVGFAAGLAGTAISNGLIALRKKMDPEFETPNKPPPTVLNALTWAIHMGLSSNFRYQTLNGVEFVMEKALPSAGFKASVVVLRCLNNVLGGMSFVMLARLTGSQKAAGSVDQKEEIKEKLASHSATPFAEDGDGELRKRELNAMTSK from the exons ATGGTTACCGCCACCGCCGCCCCGCAGTTCCGCCTCTCCTCGCTCCCAAACCGTGCCGGGATCTGCCGCTTCCCTGGAGGAACCCATCACGATCACCTCCCTTCCTTCTCGCCCCCTTCCTCTTCCCGCCCTTTCCCTTCCCTCTCCCTCCGGCTCCTCCTTCCCCGCTACGCAAACCCTAGCCTCTCGCAAAGCCTAACCTCCCCCGACTCCGCCGTGCTATCCGGTGGCGGATCCTCGATCCCACCCAATGGCCCCGGTGATAACGGCCGTGGCGGAAGCGGCGGCGATGGCGCCCCTGACGATGATCGCCACCGCGGGGAGCCGGCCTCGTCCGATCCTAGCGGCCcccttggcctcttcctccagggGTGGCGTTCTAGGGTTTCTGCCGATCCCCAGTTCCCCTTCAAGGTCCTCATGGAGGAGCTCGTCGGCGTCACTTCGTGCGTCCTCGGCGACATGGCTTCGCGCCCCAACTTCGGCCTCAACGAGCTCGACCTCGTATTTTGCACCCTGGTCGTGGGATCAATTGTTAACTTCGTCCTCATGTACCTCCTCGCTCCCACTTCCGCAtccgccgcctcctccgcccTTCCCGGCATCTTCGCCGCCTGTCCCACCAGCCACATGTTCCAACCCGGCCATTACTCCCTCCTCTCCCGGCTCGGCACCTTCGTCTACAAAGGCGCCACCTTTGCCGCCGTTGGCTTCGCCGCGGGCCTTGCGGGGACCGCCATATCGAACGGGTTGATTGCACTGCGCAAGAAGATGGATCCCGAGTTCGAGACGCCGAACAAGCCTCCTCCCACGGTGCTGAATGCTCTGACGTGGGCGATACACATGGGATTGAGCAGTAATTTCCGCTACCAGACATTGAACGGCGTGGAGTTCGTGATGGAGAAGGCGTTGCCGTCCGCCGGTTTCAAGGCTTCGGTGGTGGTGCTGAGGTGCTTGAACAATGTGCTCGGCGGGATGTCTTTTGTTATGCTTGCGAGGTTGACAGGGTCGCAAAAGGCGGCAGGGAGCGTGGACCAGAAGGAAGAGATCAAGGAGAAATTGGCAAGCCACAGTGCTACTCCATTCGCAGAGGATGGTGATGGAGAGCTTCGAAAGAGAGA ACTTAATGCGATGACGTCGAAGTGA
- the LOC103994088 gene encoding protein RETICULATA-RELATED 3, chloroplastic isoform X2 produces the protein MVTATAAPQFRLSSLPNRAGICRFPGGTHHDHLPSFSPPSSSRPFPSLSLRLLLPRYANPSLSQSLTSPDSAVLSGGGSSIPPNGPGDNGRGGSGGDGAPDDDRHRGEPASSDPSGPLGLFLQGWRSRVSADPQFPFKVLMEELVGVTSCVLGDMASRPNFGLNELDLVFCTLVVGSIVNFVLMYLLAPTSASAASSALPGIFAACPTSHMFQPGHYSLLSRLGTFVYKGATFAAVGFAAGLAGTAISNGLIALRKKMDPEFETPNKPPPTVLNALTWAIHMGLSSNFRYQTLNGVEFVMEKALPSAGFKASVVVLRCLNNVLGGMSFVMLARLTGSQKAAGSVDQKEEIKEKLASHSATPFAEDGDGELRKRDALCRF, from the exons ATGGTTACCGCCACCGCCGCCCCGCAGTTCCGCCTCTCCTCGCTCCCAAACCGTGCCGGGATCTGCCGCTTCCCTGGAGGAACCCATCACGATCACCTCCCTTCCTTCTCGCCCCCTTCCTCTTCCCGCCCTTTCCCTTCCCTCTCCCTCCGGCTCCTCCTTCCCCGCTACGCAAACCCTAGCCTCTCGCAAAGCCTAACCTCCCCCGACTCCGCCGTGCTATCCGGTGGCGGATCCTCGATCCCACCCAATGGCCCCGGTGATAACGGCCGTGGCGGAAGCGGCGGCGATGGCGCCCCTGACGATGATCGCCACCGCGGGGAGCCGGCCTCGTCCGATCCTAGCGGCCcccttggcctcttcctccagggGTGGCGTTCTAGGGTTTCTGCCGATCCCCAGTTCCCCTTCAAGGTCCTCATGGAGGAGCTCGTCGGCGTCACTTCGTGCGTCCTCGGCGACATGGCTTCGCGCCCCAACTTCGGCCTCAACGAGCTCGACCTCGTATTTTGCACCCTGGTCGTGGGATCAATTGTTAACTTCGTCCTCATGTACCTCCTCGCTCCCACTTCCGCAtccgccgcctcctccgcccTTCCCGGCATCTTCGCCGCCTGTCCCACCAGCCACATGTTCCAACCCGGCCATTACTCCCTCCTCTCCCGGCTCGGCACCTTCGTCTACAAAGGCGCCACCTTTGCCGCCGTTGGCTTCGCCGCGGGCCTTGCGGGGACCGCCATATCGAACGGGTTGATTGCACTGCGCAAGAAGATGGATCCCGAGTTCGAGACGCCGAACAAGCCTCCTCCCACGGTGCTGAATGCTCTGACGTGGGCGATACACATGGGATTGAGCAGTAATTTCCGCTACCAGACATTGAACGGCGTGGAGTTCGTGATGGAGAAGGCGTTGCCGTCCGCCGGTTTCAAGGCTTCGGTGGTGGTGCTGAGGTGCTTGAACAATGTGCTCGGCGGGATGTCTTTTGTTATGCTTGCGAGGTTGACAGGGTCGCAAAAGGCGGCAGGGAGCGTGGACCAGAAGGAAGAGATCAAGGAGAAATTGGCAAGCCACAGTGCTACTCCATTCGCAGAGGATGGTGATGGAGAGCTTCGAAAGAGAGA TGCACTATGTAGATTTTGA